ATATTTGTACATtcttatacatgtcacgatatgtgtacatacttatacatgtcacgatatgtgtacacacttatacatgtcacgatatgtgtacatacttatacatgtcacgatatgtgtacatacttatacatgtaacgatatgtgtacatacttatacatgtcatgatatgtgtacatacttatacatgtcacgatatgtgtacatacttatacatgtcatgatatgtgtacatacgtatacatgtcacgatatgtgtacatacttatatatgTCACGAtttgtgtacatacttatacatgtcacgatatgtgtacatacttatacatgtcatgatatgtgtacatactcatacatgtaacgatatgtgtacatacttatacatgtcacgatatgtgtacatacttatacatgtcacgatatgtgtacattcTTATACGTGTCACGATATGTgtatatacttatacatgtcacgatatgtgtacatacttatacatctcacgatatttgtacatacttatacatgtcacgatatgtgtacacacttatacatgtcacgatatttgtacatacttatacgtgtcacgatatgtgtacataattatacatgtcacgatatgtgtacatacttatacatgtcacgatatttgtacatacttatacatgtcacgatatgtgtacataattatacatctcacgatatttgtacatacttatacatgtcacgatatgtgtacacaCTTATACATGTCATGATATCTGTACATACGTATACATGTCAAGATatttgtacatacttatacatgtcacgatatgtgtacatacttaaaCGTGTCACGATATTTGtacatacgtatacatgtaacgatatgtgtacatacttatacatgtcacgatatttGTACATTCTTATACATGtaacgatatgtgtacatacttatacatgtaacgatatttgtacatacttatacatgtcacgatatttGTACATTCTTATACTTGTAACGATATGTgtatatacttatacatgtcacgatatgtgtacatacttatacatgtcacgatttgtgtacatacttatacatgccacgatatgtgtacatacttatacatgtcagtATGTGTAATACTTATACATATCACGATATGTgtatatacttatacatgtcatgatatgtgtacatacttatacatgtcatgatatgtgtacatacttatacatgtcacgatatgtgtacatacgtatacatgtcatgatatgtgtacatacgtatacatgtcacgatatgtgtacatacttatatatgTCACGAtttgtgtacatacttatacatgtcacgatatttgtacatacttatacatgtcacgatatgtgtacatacttatacgtgtcacgatatgtgtacatacttatacatgtcacgatatgtgtgCATACTTATACATCTCACGATatttgtacatacttatacatgtcacgatatgtgcacacacttatacatgtcacgatatttgtacatacgtatacatgtcacgatatttgtacatacttatacgtgtcacgatatgtgtacataattatacatctcacgatatttgtacatacttatacatgtcacgatatgtgtacacaCTTATACATGTCATGATATCTGTACATACGTatacatgtcaatatatttgtacatacttatacatgtcacgatatgtgtacatacttatacgtgtcacgatatgtgtacatacttatacatctcacgatatttgtacatacttatacattcacgatatgtgtacatacttaaaCGTGTCACGATATTTGTACATAcgtatacatgtcacgatatttGTACATACTTACATGTCACGATCTGTGTACATACCTATAAATGTcattatatgtttataattatacatgtcacgatTTGTGTACATACTTTTACATGTcagtatatgtatacacacttatacatgtcacgatatgtgtacatacttatacatgttagtatatctgtacatacttatacatgtcacgatatgtgtgcatacttatacatgtcatgatatgtgtacatactcatacatgtaacgatatgtgtacatacttatacatgttacgatatgtgtacatacttatacatctcacgatatttgtacatacttatacatgtcacgatcTGTGTACATACCTATAAATGTcattatatgtttataattatacatgtcacgatTTGTGTACATACTTTTACATGTcagtatatgtatacacacttatacatgtcacgatatgtgtacatacttatacatgtcagtatatctgtacatacttatacatgtcacgatatgtgtgcatacttatacatgtcatgatatgtgtacatactcatacatgtaacgatatgtgtacatacttatacatgtcacgatatttgtacatacttatacatgtcacgattTGTGTGCATACTTATACATCTCACGATatttgtacatacttatacatgtcacgattTGTGTGCATACTCATACATGtaacgatatgtgtacatacttatacatgttacgatatgtgtacatacttatacatctcacgatatttgtacatacttatacatgtcacgattTGTGTGCATACTCATACATGtaacgatatgtgtacatacttatacatgtaacGATATGTGTACATTCTTATACATGTtacgatatgtgtacatacttatacatctcacgatatttgtacatacttatacatgtcacgattTGTGTGCATACTCATACATGtaacgatatgtgtacatacttatacatgttacgatatgtgtacatacttatacatctcacgatatttgtacatacttatacatgtcacgattTGTGTGCATACTTATACATCTCACGATatttgtacatacttatacatgtcacgattTGTGTGCATACTCATACATTtaacgatatgtgtacatacttatacatgttacgatatgtgtacatacttatacatctcacgatatgtgtacatacttatacatgtcacgatttgtgtacatacttatacatgtcacgatatgtgtacatacttatacatgtcacgatatttgtacatacttatacatgttaCGAtttgtgtacatacttatacatctcacgatatgtgtacatacttatacatgtcacgatatgtgtacatacttatacatgtcacgatatgtgtacatacttatacatgtcagtatatcagtatatctGTACATACATAGCTGATTTAGATAGTCAGCAGATTATATAGTTTCATTGCctgatttaaagatatttcatcCATTTCAGGGTGGCTGTTTTTCTTCTTTCCTTTCTACCGTCTCCTTGACATTTGTCGTCAAATCActgattgttggtgtctccttgacacttgTCGTCAAATGACTTATTGTAAGTGTCTCCCTGACACTTGTCGTCAAATCACTGTCCTCTTGACATCCTTGTCGTCACATGACTCTGGCTATTTTTATCTCTCTTTCAGAATGACAAAATCAATCATATTCCGCGTACTATTGAAGCGTGGCTTAATTCTTCCACTGACCGCCGTTCTGGCTTTTTGGTATTTTGGTGTAAATACCAACGTCATGAATACGCGCAAATTCTTGGGTATGTTTAAGCTAATTAATGATGCAGAAACATACGGTACGGATAAAAAACTGTATATGTTAATTTATGTCAATTCTACAAAGATAAACGTCGTCAATATGACTACAGCAAAGGCAAAATAAGTGTGAATGAAATATCGTTTGATAAAATAGATTCAtattaaattgttaaattttgttaaattgtaaatgtgATATAATAATTGCTCTGTTGTAATTGgttaatcaaaataaatcaaatcattatgactttttgaaaattaaattaatcaaaGTATGATACAACGTATTGTAACTGCCTTATATTGCGTTATTTATTTTGTCTTCTTCTTAGAAACAGATACGATGGGATAGTTTTGAGGACAGGCGAAACCATCTCAGGAAAACCTGCGACTCTATGCCCAAATTCAAGCAAAGCGGAACACTTGTATCCTTAAAAGGACAATATCTTCTCTACGATTCTAAACACGACTTTGTCTTCTGTATGGTACAGAAGATAGGCTGCACATTTTGGCGACGGGTTTTCCATTTGTTAACGCACGTTAATATTTCGGATTTGTATTCTATAGATCCCTACAAAGTTCATCAGGAAACTTTACCATCGTTGGAACGTCTccacatcaacaaaacaagacGTATTTTACAGTCAGCAACAACTGCTCTGTTTGTTCGAGAACCTTATGAGCGTGCTGTGTCTGGCTATTTAGACAAACTGTTTGTAATAAATAGCTATTACATCGAAACACTTGGACGACAAATCGTAAGAATGACCAGAAAAAACGCAAGTGTTGAAGCCTTAACTTGTGGCCATGATGTGACATTTACGGAATTCATCCAATACATTTTGGAAATGAAACGGAAGAATAAAATTCAAAGCATTGATCATCATTTTACACCCATATACATACACTGTTCGCCATGTGCGGTCAAATACGACTTCATAGGCAGAATGGAGAATTTCCAAGAAGATATCACAGCGATTTTTAAACAAACTGGTATATTTCGTAACAGAACAATCACCATGGAAATCAAGGATTTCATGGGTGAAGAGATACGGAATACATTCAAAGTGTTCATGACTGGAAAGGCATTGTCACACTGCATGACATTGCCGGAGATGTATGGTAGAGCGTGGAAAACTCTCCAACTTAGGGGCATTATTAACCCGGATGTTCCAATGCCTAGCTCTCGAAATGTTACCTGGGAGATATTGCACCGAGAGGCAGTGGAGGCCAGTGATCCGTCACGGGTATTCGAGTATAAACACGGGGCATTTCTCAATTTGTATAAGACCTTGGACAGAAAGCTTCTGGAAGAGTTTCGAGAATATCTTTTACCAGACTGCAAGCTGTTCGGTTATAACGATAGGCCTCCAGAATTTTTTTCATGAGAAACGATACTTTGACTATACGACTTTGCTCATGTATACTGTCGCATAGTTTAGTTGATTTGCTAAATGTTCGTATTTATCATCTTCAACACAAATAATGTAaccaaaattaatgtaaagtaaAGCCGAATGGACAAAAGCTAGCATCCAAACTCTTACTCTCGAATGAAGATATATCTGCCCACAGAAAGAAAGCAATTTCAGATagtactagtggggtgacacctaaaggagtgtcacagaatgaatgaagtgtagttaggGAAGATAACTGTGGATGAGCacgaaagacagaaaaaaataaatgctgatggtgatacagaaatgtccgtcttgagttcagaggttccatgcacgagtcctggtttacatcaaaatcgttcaatgtcaatatttcgaccaataagaagcatCAGCGTGGTTATATGGCAAGAAAATCCGTGAGGTTGAATTTGCATCTAAAATTTGACCGATTGAATTCCTCAATGTAGTTGCTATGGCAATGaatcccatgtggttgaattcaaattcccctatttacaaaaatgtaccattttgcatccaaatccattgtctaaacttcgacaaatcagaagccttgatatggcaatgatacccatgcaatggaattcgcagtcccctaataccaatatataccatataccaatggtaatcgaaatcaaacaatatctaaattttcaccaGTCAGAGGCAAATAAGTCTGTGGCGGCCCTCTTGgctgaccgatcggaaaataaaagatcagttgcaaaccccatgacattgaagaacatttgtgtcatttttttttaacttgggcactaaatagattattggttatcctaacactggtaaccccaaaaacctttattttctttcctttagcataaataccttcacttgctcttaatttcctcactttcacttaattttctcacttgcacttaatttattcgcgcgacatttaaaactctcaaaTACTTTTGAATATTAATACTGGCGCGAAGAAATTGAAGGTTTGAGGGTTACCACcg
This is a stretch of genomic DNA from Pecten maximus unplaced genomic scaffold, xPecMax1.1, whole genome shotgun sequence. It encodes these proteins:
- the LOC117318728 gene encoding carbohydrate sulfotransferase 11-like, translated to MPKFKQSGTLVSLKGQYLLYDSKHDFVFCMVQKIGCTFWRRVFHLLTHVNISDLYSIDPYKVHQETLPSLERLHINKTRRILQSATTALFVREPYERAVSGYLDKLFVINSYYIETLGRQIVRMTRKNASVEALTCGHDVTFTEFIQYILEMKRKNKIQSIDHHFTPIYIHCSPCAVKYDFIGRMENFQEDITAIFKQTGIFRNRTITMEIKDFMGEEIRNTFKVFMTGKALSHCMTLPEMYGRAWKTLQLRGIINPDVPMPSSRNVTWEILHREAVEASDPSRVFEYKHGAFLNLYKTLDRKLLEEFREYLLPDCKLFGYNDRPPEFFS